A region from the Buteo buteo chromosome 19, bButBut1.hap1.1, whole genome shotgun sequence genome encodes:
- the SPIC gene encoding transcription factor Spi-C — MSFPDQDVLGQAFEDALEVLQQHSDREMQYSPGYKNCLTALNHHHHLRASPSYSAAPSTEDQGYTWRNVINSAVDFYADETVYHTLQNTPESQVMHAAAGQPKAGKGRKKLRLFEYLHESLYDPAMANCIQWVDKPNGVFQFVSKNKEKLAELWGERKGNRKIMTYQKMARALRNYGRTGEIIKIRRKLTYQFSAVVLQRLAPSYFLGKETVYHPYIQSNQDYQCADDWISYNNYMYNNGYALQHANS; from the exons ATG AGTTTTCCTGACCAAGACGTACTGGGCCAGGCTTTCGAAGATGCGCTAGAAGTACTGCAGCAGCACTCTGACAGAGAAATGCAGTATTCACCAG GTTATAAAAATTGCCTGACTGCGCTCAACCATCACCACCACCTCCGAGCAAGTCCTAGCTACTCTGCAGCACCATCTACAGAGGACCAAGGGTATACCTGGCGAAATGTGATT AACAGTGCAGTGGATTTTTATGCGGATGAGACTGTCTACCATACTCTGCAGAATACTCCAGAAAGCCAAGTGAtgcatgctgctgctggccagccAAAAGCAGGGAAAG GTAGAAAAAAACTTCGACTGTTTGAGTACCTCCATGAGTCTCTGTATGATCCAGCTATGGCAAACTGCATCCAATGGGTGGATAAGCCCAATGGTGTCTTCCAGTTTGTCTCCAAAAACAAGGAGAAACTTGCAGAGctgtggggagaaagaaagggaaaccGCAAGATCATGACATATCAGAAAATGGCCAGAGCACTGAGGAATTATGGAAGAACAGGTGAAATCATTAAAATTCGAAGGAAGCTGACATACCAGTTCAGTGCTGTTGTTTTACAGAGACTTGCTCCATCTTATTTCTtgggaaaagaaacagtttatCATCCATACATTCAGTCTAATCAAGACTATCAGTGTGCAGATGACTGGATCAGTTACAATAATTACATGTATAACAATGGTTATGCATTACAGCATGCTAACAGCTAG